From the Theobroma cacao cultivar B97-61/B2 chromosome 2, Criollo_cocoa_genome_V2, whole genome shotgun sequence genome, one window contains:
- the LOC108660666 gene encoding uncharacterized protein LOC108660666, producing the protein MSSSRPSGSTKGLTIAPKGGVTGANTGARQRTFSSGRQQNYRQDCVRRKEQLVVSTPLKKVFVVEWEYESYVVRVKDKDTLVNLVVLDTLDFDVILGMYWLSPCHANVDCYHKLVKFYFLGEPSFNIQGDRSNALTNLISVMSTRKLLRQGCLGYLAVVRDTQAKVEDISQVSVVNEFMDVFLEELPSLPPK; encoded by the exons ATGTCGTCTTCTAGGCCGTCAGGGTCTACAAAGGGGCTCACGATTGCCCCGAAAGGGGGAGTGACTGGCGCTAATACTGGGGCGAGACAGAGAACCTTTAGTTCTGGGAGACAACAAAATTATAGACAGG ATTGTGTTAGGAGAAAAGAACAATTAGTagtgtctactcctttaaagaAAGTATTCGTGGTcgaatgggaatatgagtcctATGTAGTTCGAGTCAAGGACAAGGATACTTTAGTGAATctagtggtgttagacaccttggactttgatgtgatcttgggAATGTACTGGCTATCACCCTGTCATGCCAATGTggattgttatcataaattggtgaaattttattttctcggTGAGCCCTCATTTAATATTCAgggggataggagtaatgctcTAACTAATTTGATATCGGTCATGTCTACTAGAAAGTTATTAAGACAGGGTTGTTTAGGATACTTGGCTGTGGTAAGGGATACTCAGGCGAAGGTTGAAGATATAAGCCAAGTATCGGTGGTGAATGAGTTCATGGATGTATTTCTCGAGGAACTACCAAGTTTGCCTCCCAAGTGA